The nucleotide sequence CCTCGGCGTTGGCCCGTCGCGCGAGCGCGTGCGCCTCGTACAGCCACGCGGCGCCCAGCACCCCGGCGGCGGCCGGGTAGAGCCAGCCGGTGTCGGCGGCGGGCCACAGCAGCAGGGACGTGGCGACCATGACCCAGCTGTAGACGACGATCTGCTTCGCGACGACCTTGTTCCCCGCCACGACCGGCAGCATCGGCACGCCCGCGTTGGCGTAGTCGTCCGCGCACTTCATCGACAGCGGCCAATAGTGCGGCGGCGTCCAGAAGAAGACGACCATGAAGAGCACGAACGGCGCCCAGGCAAGGGAGTTCGTCACCGCGGTCCAGCCGATCAGCACCTGCATGCAGCCCGCGATGCCGCCCCACACGATGTTCTGCGGGGTGCGCCGCTTCAGCATCATCGTGTAGACCACGACGTAGTAGAAGATCGCCAGCACCGACAGCCCGGCCGACAGCGGGTTCACCAGCGTCCAGAACCAGACAGTCGATACGACGCCCAACGTCGCGGCGAACGCGAGGCATTCGCGCGGGGACACCATTCCGGTCACGAGCGGGCGCCGCTCGGTGCGGTGCATCAGCCGGTCGATGTCCCGGTCGAGGTACATGTTGAAGGCGTTGGCGCTGCCCGCCGACAGGTACCCGCCGAAGCAGACCACCAGGACCAGGCTCAGGTCCGGCATCCCCTTCGCGGCCAGGAACATGACCGGGATCGTGCTGATGAGCAGGAGTTCGATGATGCGCGGTTTCGTGAGGGTCACGAACGCGAGGACCCGGGCCGCCGGCGGACGACTGCCGCGGGTTGGTCCCGCCAGCCCGGCCGGTCGGGATTCGACGGCTGTCACGAACACCCCATCAGCAGCGGATTAGAACTAACGGGAAACTGTAGTCCCTCACCTGGGCGCGGAATGCCCGGGGGCCGCCCGTGCGCGCGGGCGTCCCGCTCTGCCGCGTGGGGCCCGCCGGACCCCGGTAGGCTCGGCCGTGTGCCGTCTACGCCGAGCGGGCGACGGGCCCGTCATTTCGGCCATCGATTCGGCGGTCAACCGGAGAAACCGGAAGGAGCCCTGACAAGGGTGAGCACCATGCCGACCAACGACAGCAGCGCGCTGGAGTGGACCGACCTCGACAAGCGTGCGGTGGACACCGCCCGTGTCCTCGCGATGGATGCCGTGCAGAAGGTCGGCAACGGCCACCCGGGTACGGCCATGAGCCTCGCGCCCGCGGCGTACCTCATCTGGCAGAAGCTCCTCAGGCACGACCCGGTCGACCCCGACTGGGCGGGCCGCGACCGGTTCGTGCTGTCCCCCGGGCACACGAGCCTGACGCTCTACACGCAGTTGTTCCTGTCCGGATACGGCCTTGACCTGGACGACCTCAAGGCGTTCCGCACGTGGGGCAGCCGCACGCCGGGCCACCCCGAGCACGGCCACACCGCCGGTGTCGAGACCACGACCGGGCCGCTCGGCCAGGGCATCGCCAACGCGGTCGGCATGGCGATGGCCGCCCGCTACGAGCGCGGCCTGTTCGACCCGGACGCGGCTCCCGGCACCTCGCCGTTCGACCACACGATCTGGGCGATCGTGTCGGACGGCGACCTCGAAGAGGGCATCTCCGCCGAGGCCAGTTCGCTCGCGGGCCACCAGAAGCTCGGCAACCTCGTCGCGCTGTACGACGACAACCACATCTCCATCGAGGGCGACACCGAGACCGCGTTCAGCGAGGACGTGCTCAAGCGGTACGAGGCGTACGGCTGGCACACGCTGCGCGTCGAGCCGCTGTCCGACGGCGACATCGACGTGGCCGCGCTGTACGCCGCGCTCGAGGCCGGCCGGGCCGAGACCGAGCGCCCGACGATGATCGCGCTGCGCACGACCATCGCGTGGCCGGCGCCGAACGCCCAGAACACCGCCAAGTCGCACGGCTCCGCGCTCGGCGCCGACGAGGTCGCGGCCACCAAGAAGATCCTCGGCTTCGACCCGGCGCAGACCTTCGAGGTCGCCGACGACGTCCTCGCGCACGCCCGCAAGGTCGTCGACCGGGGCCGCGCCGCGCGCGCCGCCTGGGACGAGCGGCTCGCCGCGTGGCGCACCGCGAACCCCGAGCGCGCCGAGACGCTCGCCCGCGTCGCCGAGCGCCGGCTGCCCGACGGCTGGGAGAAGGCCCTCCCGTCGTTCGAGGGCG is from Yinghuangia sp. ASG 101 and encodes:
- a CDS encoding heme o synthase, with translation MTAVESRPAGLAGPTRGSRPPAARVLAFVTLTKPRIIELLLISTIPVMFLAAKGMPDLSLVLVVCFGGYLSAGSANAFNMYLDRDIDRLMHRTERRPLVTGMVSPRECLAFAATLGVVSTVWFWTLVNPLSAGLSVLAIFYYVVVYTMMLKRRTPQNIVWGGIAGCMQVLIGWTAVTNSLAWAPFVLFMVVFFWTPPHYWPLSMKCADDYANAGVPMLPVVAGNKVVAKQIVVYSWVMVATSLLLWPAADTGWLYPAAAGVLGAAWLYEAHALARRANAEATGVKLKEMRLFHWSITYLTLLFVAVAVDPLIFA
- the tkt gene encoding transketolase, yielding MPTNDSSALEWTDLDKRAVDTARVLAMDAVQKVGNGHPGTAMSLAPAAYLIWQKLLRHDPVDPDWAGRDRFVLSPGHTSLTLYTQLFLSGYGLDLDDLKAFRTWGSRTPGHPEHGHTAGVETTTGPLGQGIANAVGMAMAARYERGLFDPDAAPGTSPFDHTIWAIVSDGDLEEGISAEASSLAGHQKLGNLVALYDDNHISIEGDTETAFSEDVLKRYEAYGWHTLRVEPLSDGDIDVAALYAALEAGRAETERPTMIALRTTIAWPAPNAQNTAKSHGSALGADEVAATKKILGFDPAQTFEVADDVLAHARKVVDRGRAARAAWDERLAAWRTANPERAETLARVAERRLPDGWEKALPSFEGGKPMATRKASGKVLQALGPVIPELWGGSADLAESNNTTIDESSSFLPAGNPLKSADPYGRTVHFGIREHAMGSTMNGIALHGGTRVFGGTFLVFSDYMRPAVRLAALMKLPVTYVWTHDSIGLGEDGPTHQPIEHIAALRAIPGLDVVRPADANEVAVAWRTILSHTDRPAGLLLTRQDVPTYERGEFGSAEGTARGGYILAEASSGVPQVVLIATGSEVQLAVAARETLEAEGIKTRVVSMPSVEWFNAQDQAYREQVIPPAVKARVAVEAGIALGWREFVGDAGQIVSLEHFGASADFKTLFAEFGITAEAVVTAARESLRVAGA